One segment of Channa argus isolate prfri chromosome 17, Channa argus male v1.0, whole genome shotgun sequence DNA contains the following:
- the cdc42bpab gene encoding serine/threonine-protein kinase MRCK alpha isoform X4, whose protein sequence is MSGEVRLKKLEKLILDGPAQSNSQCLSVETLLDILVCLYDECNNSPLRREKNILEFLDWAKPFTSKVKQMRLHKEDFEILKVIGRGAFGEVAVVKVKNTDKVFAMKILNKWEMLKRAETACFREERDVLVNGDCQWITTLHYAFQDDNNLYLVMDYYVGGDLLTLLSKFEDRLPEEMAKFYLAEMVMAIDSIHQLHYVHRDIKPDNILLDMNGHIRLADFGSCLKLMEDGTVQSSVAVGTPDYISPEILQAMEDGKGKYGPECDWWSLGVCMYEMLYGETPFYAESLVETYGKIMNHKERFQFPQQITDVSEEAKDLVRRLICSREHRLGQNGIEDFKQHPFFTGIDWDNIRICEAPYIPEVSSPTDTSNFDVDDDCLKNSETMPPPSHTAFSGHHLPFVGFTYTSKCALSDRGCLRQLAGEPGKAVQDQMDMDVQRSLEDSLATEAYERRIRRLEQEKLELSRKLQESTQTVQALQHPTAEGPLSSNKEVEIRSLKSEIDILKKQIADSGQLEKQLEDVTLARRDLEDSSRHIKTLQKQMKSITHERDELYKEIADTNEKLKSQSKELKDAHSQRKLAMQEFSELNERLTDLRSAKQRLVRQLRDKEEEMESQNQKVEALRLEVRKAERVKKEMEAQAEEQAAEAQKERKLRERNEQYSRQLEEELEGLKSKQAGPSVTLASADQTQEVGRLRGDLEKKTLLYEEELARREAQHSNELKALRKELRDAESQHLALQKEILMLKDKLDKTRRESDDSVSQREREEFETEYKQKYERDRVLLIEENKKLSSELDKLTSMFEKVSSSNRQLEDEMRELADKKESVAHWEAQITEIIQWVSDEKDARGYLQALATKMTEELEGLRNTSLGVRATDMPWKMRRFAKLDMSARLELQSALDAEIRAKQSIQDELNKVKASNISTECKLQEVESKNQDLLGEIERLKKETEELRLRRGVKHQDSQNSFLAFLNAPTSALDQFDVDSMDNFTPSNTPSRDDDPKAHLKSRSRSPSMASDTEPIELIDKSRTIQTPTIRSGGYGSIGRSSPKPKAHQFVVKSFNTPTKCNQCTSLMVGLIRQGCTCEVCNFSCHVTCADKAPAVCPVPQDQTKGPLGIDPQRGIGTAYEGHVRVPKPTGVKKGWQRAMAVVCDFKLFLYELGEGKTTQPSVVVSQVIDMRDEEFSVSSVLASDVIHASRKDIPCIFRVTASQLSPSSSHKPSILILAESDQERNKWVGLLNELHRILKKNKLKERFVYVPKEAYDSTLPLIKTTQSAAIIDHERVALGNEEGLFVIHVTKDEIIRVGDNKKVHHIDLIPQEQLLAVISGRNRHVRLFPTQALDGRETESYKLADVKGCQTLVSGPIRNGSLTCLCVAVKRQITCYEVNKSKTRHRKLRELQAPGPVQWIGLLSERLYVGYQSGFTRCSLQGDMSMVSLLHHEDHTLAFIPQQNLDALCAVEISSKELLLCFSSIGVYVDSQGRRSRQQELMWPAVPNAACYNAPYLSVYSENAIDVFDVNTMEWIQTIPLKKVRPLNVDGSLNLLGLETVRLIYFRNKMAEGDELVVPETSDNSRKQMVRSMNNKRRFSFRVPEEERLQQRREMLRDPEMRNKLISNPTNFNHVAHMGPGDGIQILKDLPMNVRVQENRAGFSGSVSIPSITKNRAEPGRSMSASSGLGIRSSSQNGSALRRELSGGSYGSKRQTMTSPSESSLSSGGGMDCGDAPLSQFDREWQAVSPSEKTPDLKRALRTLLSKMKDSDSPRHSTASNSSTFSSPPSPASPHKTKSLSLESTDRMGWDT, encoded by the exons GTTGCCGTcgtaaaagtgaaaaacactgATAAGGTATTTGCTATGAAGATTCTCAACAAGTGGGAGATGCTGAAGCGAGCTGAG ACTGCCTGTTTTAGGGAGGAGCGGGACGTGTTGGTGAACGGGGACTGCCAGTGGATCACCACCCTGCACTACGCCTTCCAGGATGACAATAATCTG TACCTGGTCATGGACTACTATGTGGGTGGTGACCTGCTGACTCTGCTCAGTAAGTTTGAGGACCGGCTGCCAGAGGAGATGGCCAAATTCTACTTGGCTGAGATGGTGATGGCCATCGACTCTATTCACCAGCTACACTACGTTCACAG gGACATTAAACCCGATAACATTCTGTTGGATATGAATGGCCACATCCGCCTGGCTGACTTTGGCTCCTGCCTCAAGCTCATGGAGGACGGGACG GTCCAGTCCTCTGTGGCAGTGGGAACTCCAGACTACATCTCACCAGAAATCCTGCAGGCCATGGAGGATGGAAAAGGCAAGTATGGGCCTGAGTGCGACTGGTGGTCCCTGGGAGTCTGCATGTATGAAATGCTGTACGGCGAGACTCCTTTCTATGCAGAATCCCTAGTGGAAACCTATGGGAAGATCATGAACCACAAG GAGCGATTCCAGTTTCCACAACAGATAACCGATGTGTCAGAAGAAGCCAAAGATCTGGTTCGCCGGCTCATTTGCAGTCGAGAGCACAGACTAGGCCAGAATGGCATTGAGGACTTCAAGCAGCACCCCTTCTTCACTG GTATTGACTGGGACAACATCCGCATATGTGAGGCACCCTACATCCCAGAGGTCAGCAGTCCTACAGATACCTCCAACTTTGATGTGGATGATGACTGTCTAAAGAACTCA GAGACAATGCCCCCTCCTTCTCACACTGCTTTCTCTGGCCACCACCTACCCTTTGTTGGTTTCACCTATACAAGTAAATG TGCCCTATCAGACCGGGGGTGTCTGCGACAACTGGCAGGGGAGCCGGGCAAGGCTGTTCAGGACCAAATGGACATGGATGTCCAGCGAAGCCTGGAAGACAGCTTGGCTACTGAGGCCTATGAGAGGAGGATCCGCCGACTGGAGCAGGAGAAACTAGAGCTGAGTCGCAAACTACAAG AGTCAACTCAGACAGTGCAGGCACTGCAACATCCAACAGCCGAGGGCCCCCTCAGTTCTAACAAAGAGGTGGAGATCAGGAGTCTGAAGAGTGAGATCGACATCCTCAAAAAGCAAATTGCTG ACTCTGGGCAACTTGAAAAGCAGCTGGAGGATGTGACTTTGGCTCGAAGAGACCTGGAGGACTCATCTAGACACATTAAAACGCTGCAGAAACAGATGAAGAGCATCACACATGAGAGGGATGAGCTTTACAAG GAAATTGCGGACACCAATGAGAAGCTGAAGTCTCAGTCAAAAGAGCTAAAGGATGCACACAGTCAGAGAAAACTGGCTATGCAGGAGTTTTCAGAGCTTAATGAGAGACTCACGGACCTCAG GTCTGCAAAGCAGCGCCTGGTGCGCCAATTGCGTGataaggaggaggagatggagagcCAGAATCAGAAGGTTGAGGCACTCCGCCTTGAGGTGCGAAAGGCAGAAAGGGTCAAGAAGGAG ATGGAGGCACAAGCAGAGGAGCAGGCAGCAGAGGCTCAGAAAGAGAGGAAACTGCGAGAGCGGAATGAGCAGTATAGTCGGCAGCTAGAGGAGGAGTTAGAAGGACTTAAG TCAAAACAGGCCGGTCCCTCTGTCACCCTGGCCTCAGCGGACCAGACTCAGGAGGTGGGGCGATTGCGGGGAGACCTGGAGAAGAAAACCCTCCTGTATGAGGAGGAGTTGGCTCGTAGGGAGGCACAGCATAGCAATGAGCTAAAGGCCCTCCGCAAAGAGCTGAGAGATGCTGAGAGCCAGCATCTTGCCCTGCAGAAGGAAATCCTAATGCTCAAAGACAAGCTCGACAAGACTCGCCGTGAGAG tgacGATTCTGTGAG CCAAAGAGAACGGGAAGAATTTGAGACGGAGTATAAACAGAAGTATGAGCGAGATAGAGTTCTGCTTATTGAAGAAAATAAGAAGCTGTCCAGTGAACTGGATAAA ttgaCAAGCATGTTTGAGAAGGTGAGCAGCTCCAACCGGCAGCTGGAGGACGAGATGAGGGAGCTGGCCgacaaaaaagaaagtgtaGCTCACTGGGAGGCCCAGATCACAGAAATCATTCAGtg GGTAAGTGATGAAAAAGATGCTCGAGGTTACCTGCAGGCACTAGCCACTAAGATGACAGAGGAGTTGGAGGGACTGAGAAATACCAGTCTGGGAGTGAGAGCCAcg GACATGCCATGGAAAATGCGGCGCTTTGCCAAGCTGGACATGTCAGCTCGTCTGGAGCTACAGTCTGCTCTGGACGCTGAAATCAGAGCCAAGCAGAGCATTCAGGATGAACTGAACAAGGTCAAGGCGAGCAACATCTCTACAGAAtg TAAACTGCAGGAGGTGGAAAGTAAAAACCAGGATCTCCTGGGTGAGATTGAAAGActgaaaaaggaaacagaagagCTGCGGCTACGTAGGG GTGTCAAGCACCAGGATTCCCAGAATTCCTTCTTGGCTTTTCTCAATGCCCCCACATCAGCTCTTGATCAGTTCGAT GTGGACTCGATGGATAACTTCACCCCTTCCAACACACCATCTCGAGATGACGACCCCAAGGCCCACCTGAAGTCCCGCTCACGTTCACCTTCGATGGCTAGTGATACGGAGCCCATAGAG TTGATTGATAAATCTAGAACAATCCAGACCCCAACCATTCGATCAGGAGGGTATGGCAGTATTGGACGCTCCTCCCCTAAG CCCAAAGCACATCAGTTTGTGGTGAAGTCATTCAACACACCAACAAAGTGTAACCAGTGTACATCCCTCATGGTGGGGCTCATACGTCAAGGTTGCACCTGTGAAG tgtgtaACTTCTCCTGCCACGTAACATGTGCGGACAAGGCTCCAGCTGTGTGTCCTGTGCCCCAGGACCAGACCAAGGGCCCACTGGGTATTGACCCTCAGAGGGGCATCGGTACTGCATACGAAGGACACGTCAGG GTGCCCAAACCAACAGGGGTGAAGAAGGGTTGGCAGCGGGCGATGGCTGTAGTATGTGACTTTAAACTCTTCCTGTATGAACTGGGAGAAGGAAAGACCACACAACCAAGTGTTGTGGTCAGCCAAGTCATAGACATGAG GGATGAAGAGTTTTCTGTCAGTTCTGTCCTGGCTTCTGATGTAATCCACGCCAGTCGCAAGGATATCCCCTGTATATTCAGA GTGACTGCTTCCCAGCTCTCCCCCTCCAGCAGCCACAAGCCCTCCATCTTGATTCTGGCCGAGAGCGACCAGGAGAGAAACAAGTGGGTCGGCCTATTGAACGAGCTCCACCGCATTCTCAAGAAAAACAAGCTCAAGGAGCGTTTTGTCTATGTCCCCAAAGAGGCTTATGACAGCACCCTGCCGCTCATCAAGACGACACAGTCTGCTGCCATCATAG ATCATGAGCGTGTTGCCCTGGGCAATGAGGAAGGCCTGTTTGTCATCCATGTCACCAAAGATG AAATAATCCGGGTTGGGGACAATAAGAAGGTGCATCACATCGACCTGATCCCCCAGGAGCAGCTGCTGGCTGTCATCTCTGGCAGAAACCGCCATGTCCGTCTCTTCCCCACACAGGCCCTGGACGGCCGTGAGACAGAGTCCTATAAGCTAGCCGACGTGAAGGGTTGCCAGACCCTGGTCTCCGGCCCCATCCGCAATGGCTCCCTCACCTGCCTCTGTGTGGCTGTGAAGAGGCAAATCACATGTTATGAG GTGAATAAGAGTAAAACACGTCACCGTAAGCTGCGGGAGCTGCAGGCTCCGGGGCCTGTTCAGTGGATTGGTCTGCTCAGCGAACGTCTTTATGTGGGCTACCAGTCTGGCTTCACCCGTTGCAG TCTCCAAGGTGACATGTCCATGGTCAGCCTCCTACACCATGAGGACCACACCCTGGCCTTCATCCCCCAGCAGAACCTGGATGCACTCTGCGCTGTAGAGATTTCCAGcaaagagctgctgctgtgcttcaGTTCCATAGGAGTGTATGTGGACTCTCAGGGACGCAGGTCACGTCAACAGGAGCTGATGTGGCCAGCTGTGCCCAACGCCGCCT GTTACAATGCTCCCTACCTGTCAGTGTACAGTGAAAACGCTATTGATGTGTTTGATGTCAACACTATGGAGTGGATTCAGACCATTCCTCTTAAGAAG GTGCGACCTCTGAATGTTGACGGCTCTCTGAACCTGCTGGGGCTGGAGACCGTTCGACTTATCTACTTCAGAAACAAGATGGCAG AAGGTGACGAACTTGTCGTCCCGGAGACATCAGACAACAGCAGGAAGCAGATGGTGCGTAGCATGAACAACAAGAGACGCTTCTCCTTCAGGGTACCTGAGGAAGAGCGGCTTCAGCAGAGGAG AGAGATGCTGCGAGATCCCGAGATGAGAAACAAGCTGATCTCCAACCCAACCAACTTCAATCACGTGGCTCACATGGGACCAGGAGACGGGATCCAGATCCTCAAAGATTTGCCCatg AACGTCCGTGTTCAGGAGAACCGCGCAGGCTTCAGCGGATCAGTCAGCATCCCCTCCATTACCAAGAACCGGGCTGAGCCAGGCCGTTCCATGAGCGCCAGCAGTGGACTGGGCATTC GGTCGTCCTCCCAGAATGGCAGCGCCCTGCGCAGAGAGTTGTCGGGTGGCAGTTATGGATCGAAGCGTCAGACCATGACCTCTCCTTCAGAGAGCTCCCTGTCCTCTGGCGGAGGCATGGACTGTGGTGATGCTCCACTTTCCCAGTTTGACAGAGAG TGGCAGGCAGTCTCACCATCGGAGAAGACCCCCGATCTGAAAAGGGCTTTAAGGACCCTGCTTAGTAAGATGAAG GACTCAGACTCCCCCCGTCACTCCACGGCCTCCAACAGCTCTACCTTCAGCAGCCCACCCAGCCCGGCCTCCCCACACAAGACCAAGTCCCTATCCCTGGAGAGCACAGACCGGATGGGCTGGGACACATGA
- the cdc42bpab gene encoding serine/threonine-protein kinase MRCK alpha isoform X1, which translates to MSGEVRLKKLEKLILDGPAQSNSQCLSVETLLDILVCLYDECNNSPLRREKNILEFLDWAKPFTSKVKQMRLHKEDFEILKVIGRGAFGEVAVVKVKNTDKVFAMKILNKWEMLKRAETACFREERDVLVNGDCQWITTLHYAFQDDNNLYLVMDYYVGGDLLTLLSKFEDRLPEEMAKFYLAEMVMAIDSIHQLHYVHRDIKPDNILLDMNGHIRLADFGSCLKLMEDGTVQSSVAVGTPDYISPEILQAMEDGKGKYGPECDWWSLGVCMYEMLYGETPFYAESLVETYGKIMNHKERFQFPQQITDVSEEAKDLVRRLICSREHRLGQNGIEDFKQHPFFTGIDWDNIRICEAPYIPEVSSPTDTSNFDVDDDCLKNSETMPPPSHTAFSGHHLPFVGFTYTSKCALSDRGCLRQLAGEPGKAVQDQMDMDVQRSLEDSLATEAYERRIRRLEQEKLELSRKLQESTQTVQALQHPTAEGPLSSNKEVEIRSLKSEIDILKKQIADSGQLEKQLEDVTLARRDLEDSSRHIKTLQKQMKSITHERDELYKEIADTNEKLKSQSKELKDAHSQRKLAMQEFSELNERLTDLRSAKQRLVRQLRDKEEEMESQNQKVEALRLEVRKAERVKKEMEAQAEEQAAEAQKERKLRERNEQYSRQLEEELEGLKSKQAGPSVTLASADQTQEVGRLRGDLEKKTLLYEEELARREAQHSNELKALRKELRDAESQHLALQKEILMLKDKLDKTRRESDDSVSQREREEFETEYKQKYERDRVLLIEENKKLSSELDKLTSMFEKVSSSNRQLEDEMRELADKKESVAHWEAQITEIIQWVSDEKDARGYLQALATKMTEELEGLRNTSLGVRATDMPWKMRRFAKLDMSARLELQSALDAEIRAKQSIQDELNKVKASNISTECKLQEVESKNQDLLGEIERLKKETEELRLRRGVKHQDSQNSFLAFLNAPTSALDQFDRSPSVGPASKGRRVDSMDNFTPSNTPSRDDDPKAHLKSRSRSPSMASDTEPIELIDKSRTIQTPTIRSGGYGSIGRSSPKPKAHQFVVKSFNTPTKCNQCTSLMVGLIRQGCTCEVCNFSCHVTCADKAPAVCPVPQDQTKGPLGIDPQRGIGTAYEGHVRVPKPTGVKKGWQRAMAVVCDFKLFLYELGEGKTTQPSVVVSQVIDMRDEEFSVSSVLASDVIHASRKDIPCIFRVTASQLSPSSSHKPSILILAESDQERNKWVGLLNELHRILKKNKLKERFVYVPKEAYDSTLPLIKTTQSAAIIDHERVALGNEEGLFVIHVTKDEIIRVGDNKKVHHIDLIPQEQLLAVISGRNRHVRLFPTQALDGRETESYKLADVKGCQTLVSGPIRNGSLTCLCVAVKRQITCYEVNKSKTRHRKLRELQAPGPVQWIGLLSERLYVGYQSGFTRCSLQGDMSMVSLLHHEDHTLAFIPQQNLDALCAVEISSKELLLCFSSIGVYVDSQGRRSRQQELMWPAVPNAACYNAPYLSVYSENAIDVFDVNTMEWIQTIPLKKVRPLNVDGSLNLLGLETVRLIYFRNKMAEGDELVVPETSDNSRKQMVRSMNNKRRFSFRVPEEERLQQRREMLRDPEMRNKLISNPTNFNHVAHMGPGDGIQILKDLPMNVRVQENRAGFSGSVSIPSITKNRAEPGRSMSASSGLGIRSSSQNGSALRRELSGGSYGSKRQTMTSPSESSLSSGGGMDCGDAPLSQFDREWQAVSPSEKTPDLKRALRTLLSKMKDSDSPRHSTASNSSTFSSPPSPASPHKTKSLSLESTDRMGWDT; encoded by the exons GTTGCCGTcgtaaaagtgaaaaacactgATAAGGTATTTGCTATGAAGATTCTCAACAAGTGGGAGATGCTGAAGCGAGCTGAG ACTGCCTGTTTTAGGGAGGAGCGGGACGTGTTGGTGAACGGGGACTGCCAGTGGATCACCACCCTGCACTACGCCTTCCAGGATGACAATAATCTG TACCTGGTCATGGACTACTATGTGGGTGGTGACCTGCTGACTCTGCTCAGTAAGTTTGAGGACCGGCTGCCAGAGGAGATGGCCAAATTCTACTTGGCTGAGATGGTGATGGCCATCGACTCTATTCACCAGCTACACTACGTTCACAG gGACATTAAACCCGATAACATTCTGTTGGATATGAATGGCCACATCCGCCTGGCTGACTTTGGCTCCTGCCTCAAGCTCATGGAGGACGGGACG GTCCAGTCCTCTGTGGCAGTGGGAACTCCAGACTACATCTCACCAGAAATCCTGCAGGCCATGGAGGATGGAAAAGGCAAGTATGGGCCTGAGTGCGACTGGTGGTCCCTGGGAGTCTGCATGTATGAAATGCTGTACGGCGAGACTCCTTTCTATGCAGAATCCCTAGTGGAAACCTATGGGAAGATCATGAACCACAAG GAGCGATTCCAGTTTCCACAACAGATAACCGATGTGTCAGAAGAAGCCAAAGATCTGGTTCGCCGGCTCATTTGCAGTCGAGAGCACAGACTAGGCCAGAATGGCATTGAGGACTTCAAGCAGCACCCCTTCTTCACTG GTATTGACTGGGACAACATCCGCATATGTGAGGCACCCTACATCCCAGAGGTCAGCAGTCCTACAGATACCTCCAACTTTGATGTGGATGATGACTGTCTAAAGAACTCA GAGACAATGCCCCCTCCTTCTCACACTGCTTTCTCTGGCCACCACCTACCCTTTGTTGGTTTCACCTATACAAGTAAATG TGCCCTATCAGACCGGGGGTGTCTGCGACAACTGGCAGGGGAGCCGGGCAAGGCTGTTCAGGACCAAATGGACATGGATGTCCAGCGAAGCCTGGAAGACAGCTTGGCTACTGAGGCCTATGAGAGGAGGATCCGCCGACTGGAGCAGGAGAAACTAGAGCTGAGTCGCAAACTACAAG AGTCAACTCAGACAGTGCAGGCACTGCAACATCCAACAGCCGAGGGCCCCCTCAGTTCTAACAAAGAGGTGGAGATCAGGAGTCTGAAGAGTGAGATCGACATCCTCAAAAAGCAAATTGCTG ACTCTGGGCAACTTGAAAAGCAGCTGGAGGATGTGACTTTGGCTCGAAGAGACCTGGAGGACTCATCTAGACACATTAAAACGCTGCAGAAACAGATGAAGAGCATCACACATGAGAGGGATGAGCTTTACAAG GAAATTGCGGACACCAATGAGAAGCTGAAGTCTCAGTCAAAAGAGCTAAAGGATGCACACAGTCAGAGAAAACTGGCTATGCAGGAGTTTTCAGAGCTTAATGAGAGACTCACGGACCTCAG GTCTGCAAAGCAGCGCCTGGTGCGCCAATTGCGTGataaggaggaggagatggagagcCAGAATCAGAAGGTTGAGGCACTCCGCCTTGAGGTGCGAAAGGCAGAAAGGGTCAAGAAGGAG ATGGAGGCACAAGCAGAGGAGCAGGCAGCAGAGGCTCAGAAAGAGAGGAAACTGCGAGAGCGGAATGAGCAGTATAGTCGGCAGCTAGAGGAGGAGTTAGAAGGACTTAAG TCAAAACAGGCCGGTCCCTCTGTCACCCTGGCCTCAGCGGACCAGACTCAGGAGGTGGGGCGATTGCGGGGAGACCTGGAGAAGAAAACCCTCCTGTATGAGGAGGAGTTGGCTCGTAGGGAGGCACAGCATAGCAATGAGCTAAAGGCCCTCCGCAAAGAGCTGAGAGATGCTGAGAGCCAGCATCTTGCCCTGCAGAAGGAAATCCTAATGCTCAAAGACAAGCTCGACAAGACTCGCCGTGAGAG tgacGATTCTGTGAG CCAAAGAGAACGGGAAGAATTTGAGACGGAGTATAAACAGAAGTATGAGCGAGATAGAGTTCTGCTTATTGAAGAAAATAAGAAGCTGTCCAGTGAACTGGATAAA ttgaCAAGCATGTTTGAGAAGGTGAGCAGCTCCAACCGGCAGCTGGAGGACGAGATGAGGGAGCTGGCCgacaaaaaagaaagtgtaGCTCACTGGGAGGCCCAGATCACAGAAATCATTCAGtg GGTAAGTGATGAAAAAGATGCTCGAGGTTACCTGCAGGCACTAGCCACTAAGATGACAGAGGAGTTGGAGGGACTGAGAAATACCAGTCTGGGAGTGAGAGCCAcg GACATGCCATGGAAAATGCGGCGCTTTGCCAAGCTGGACATGTCAGCTCGTCTGGAGCTACAGTCTGCTCTGGACGCTGAAATCAGAGCCAAGCAGAGCATTCAGGATGAACTGAACAAGGTCAAGGCGAGCAACATCTCTACAGAAtg TAAACTGCAGGAGGTGGAAAGTAAAAACCAGGATCTCCTGGGTGAGATTGAAAGActgaaaaaggaaacagaagagCTGCGGCTACGTAGGG GTGTCAAGCACCAGGATTCCCAGAATTCCTTCTTGGCTTTTCTCAATGCCCCCACATCAGCTCTTGATCAGTTCGAT CGCTCACCATCCGTTGGCCCAGCTAGCAAAGGCAGACGT GTGGACTCGATGGATAACTTCACCCCTTCCAACACACCATCTCGAGATGACGACCCCAAGGCCCACCTGAAGTCCCGCTCACGTTCACCTTCGATGGCTAGTGATACGGAGCCCATAGAG TTGATTGATAAATCTAGAACAATCCAGACCCCAACCATTCGATCAGGAGGGTATGGCAGTATTGGACGCTCCTCCCCTAAG CCCAAAGCACATCAGTTTGTGGTGAAGTCATTCAACACACCAACAAAGTGTAACCAGTGTACATCCCTCATGGTGGGGCTCATACGTCAAGGTTGCACCTGTGAAG tgtgtaACTTCTCCTGCCACGTAACATGTGCGGACAAGGCTCCAGCTGTGTGTCCTGTGCCCCAGGACCAGACCAAGGGCCCACTGGGTATTGACCCTCAGAGGGGCATCGGTACTGCATACGAAGGACACGTCAGG GTGCCCAAACCAACAGGGGTGAAGAAGGGTTGGCAGCGGGCGATGGCTGTAGTATGTGACTTTAAACTCTTCCTGTATGAACTGGGAGAAGGAAAGACCACACAACCAAGTGTTGTGGTCAGCCAAGTCATAGACATGAG GGATGAAGAGTTTTCTGTCAGTTCTGTCCTGGCTTCTGATGTAATCCACGCCAGTCGCAAGGATATCCCCTGTATATTCAGA GTGACTGCTTCCCAGCTCTCCCCCTCCAGCAGCCACAAGCCCTCCATCTTGATTCTGGCCGAGAGCGACCAGGAGAGAAACAAGTGGGTCGGCCTATTGAACGAGCTCCACCGCATTCTCAAGAAAAACAAGCTCAAGGAGCGTTTTGTCTATGTCCCCAAAGAGGCTTATGACAGCACCCTGCCGCTCATCAAGACGACACAGTCTGCTGCCATCATAG ATCATGAGCGTGTTGCCCTGGGCAATGAGGAAGGCCTGTTTGTCATCCATGTCACCAAAGATG AAATAATCCGGGTTGGGGACAATAAGAAGGTGCATCACATCGACCTGATCCCCCAGGAGCAGCTGCTGGCTGTCATCTCTGGCAGAAACCGCCATGTCCGTCTCTTCCCCACACAGGCCCTGGACGGCCGTGAGACAGAGTCCTATAAGCTAGCCGACGTGAAGGGTTGCCAGACCCTGGTCTCCGGCCCCATCCGCAATGGCTCCCTCACCTGCCTCTGTGTGGCTGTGAAGAGGCAAATCACATGTTATGAG GTGAATAAGAGTAAAACACGTCACCGTAAGCTGCGGGAGCTGCAGGCTCCGGGGCCTGTTCAGTGGATTGGTCTGCTCAGCGAACGTCTTTATGTGGGCTACCAGTCTGGCTTCACCCGTTGCAG TCTCCAAGGTGACATGTCCATGGTCAGCCTCCTACACCATGAGGACCACACCCTGGCCTTCATCCCCCAGCAGAACCTGGATGCACTCTGCGCTGTAGAGATTTCCAGcaaagagctgctgctgtgcttcaGTTCCATAGGAGTGTATGTGGACTCTCAGGGACGCAGGTCACGTCAACAGGAGCTGATGTGGCCAGCTGTGCCCAACGCCGCCT GTTACAATGCTCCCTACCTGTCAGTGTACAGTGAAAACGCTATTGATGTGTTTGATGTCAACACTATGGAGTGGATTCAGACCATTCCTCTTAAGAAG GTGCGACCTCTGAATGTTGACGGCTCTCTGAACCTGCTGGGGCTGGAGACCGTTCGACTTATCTACTTCAGAAACAAGATGGCAG AAGGTGACGAACTTGTCGTCCCGGAGACATCAGACAACAGCAGGAAGCAGATGGTGCGTAGCATGAACAACAAGAGACGCTTCTCCTTCAGGGTACCTGAGGAAGAGCGGCTTCAGCAGAGGAG AGAGATGCTGCGAGATCCCGAGATGAGAAACAAGCTGATCTCCAACCCAACCAACTTCAATCACGTGGCTCACATGGGACCAGGAGACGGGATCCAGATCCTCAAAGATTTGCCCatg AACGTCCGTGTTCAGGAGAACCGCGCAGGCTTCAGCGGATCAGTCAGCATCCCCTCCATTACCAAGAACCGGGCTGAGCCAGGCCGTTCCATGAGCGCCAGCAGTGGACTGGGCATTC GGTCGTCCTCCCAGAATGGCAGCGCCCTGCGCAGAGAGTTGTCGGGTGGCAGTTATGGATCGAAGCGTCAGACCATGACCTCTCCTTCAGAGAGCTCCCTGTCCTCTGGCGGAGGCATGGACTGTGGTGATGCTCCACTTTCCCAGTTTGACAGAGAG TGGCAGGCAGTCTCACCATCGGAGAAGACCCCCGATCTGAAAAGGGCTTTAAGGACCCTGCTTAGTAAGATGAAG GACTCAGACTCCCCCCGTCACTCCACGGCCTCCAACAGCTCTACCTTCAGCAGCCCACCCAGCCCGGCCTCCCCACACAAGACCAAGTCCCTATCCCTGGAGAGCACAGACCGGATGGGCTGGGACACATGA